One Bacteroidota bacterium genomic window carries:
- the asd gene encoding aspartate-semialdehyde dehydrogenase — MSKIKTAVLGATGSVGQKFIQLLEDHPFFELCELGASDRSAGKKYKDAVNWFMASPIPKGVGDIVVKNCEPPFESRIVFSGLDSSVAGEIEENFAKAGYIVVSNSRNHRFDPDVPLLVPEVNADHLQLLSIQKYNGGAIVTNPNCSTIGMVMALKPLFDNFGLEAVNVVTMQALSGAGYPGVSGLDSTDNVIPFISGEEEKLETEPLKILGAFNGSGITNTDIKISASTNRVPVLDGHTESVQVKLKNKASKADILKVWEEFSAEPQALQLPFAPLKPLHYFHEDKYPQPRLHRNIDKGMATSIGRLRDCNLFDYKFTVLSHNTVRGAAGGAILCAELMLKKGLI; from the coding sequence ATGTCAAAAATCAAAACAGCAGTTCTCGGTGCCACGGGCAGTGTGGGGCAGAAATTTATTCAACTTCTTGAGGATCATCCTTTTTTTGAACTGTGTGAACTTGGAGCTTCCGACCGCTCGGCGGGGAAGAAATACAAGGATGCAGTAAACTGGTTTATGGCTTCCCCGATCCCGAAAGGAGTGGGAGACATTGTCGTTAAAAACTGCGAACCACCATTTGAGAGCAGGATTGTTTTTTCGGGACTTGATTCTTCCGTGGCGGGTGAAATTGAAGAGAATTTTGCCAAAGCGGGTTATATTGTCGTTTCCAACTCGAGGAATCACCGGTTTGATCCCGATGTGCCTCTTCTTGTTCCGGAGGTTAATGCAGATCACCTCCAGCTACTTTCGATCCAGAAGTACAACGGCGGTGCAATAGTTACCAATCCCAACTGCTCCACAATCGGAATGGTGATGGCACTTAAACCTCTTTTTGACAATTTTGGACTTGAAGCGGTGAATGTTGTCACGATGCAGGCTCTTTCGGGCGCAGGTTATCCCGGAGTTTCGGGACTTGATTCCACAGACAATGTCATTCCGTTTATCAGCGGTGAAGAGGAAAAACTTGAAACCGAGCCTCTAAAAATTCTCGGAGCTTTTAACGGGTCGGGGATTACCAATACTGACATCAAAATAAGTGCATCCACTAACAGGGTGCCGGTCCTTGACGGGCACACTGAATCGGTACAGGTTAAATTGAAAAACAAAGCTTCGAAGGCTGATATTTTGAAAGTTTGGGAGGAGTTCTCTGCAGAGCCGCAGGCTCTTCAACTCCCGTTTGCACCCCTAAAGCCGTTGCATTATTTCCATGAAGATAAATATCCTCAGCCGAGACTTCACAGAAACATCGACAAGGGAATGGCAACCTCGATCGGAAGGCTTCGTGACTGCAACCTGTTCGATTACAAGTTCACAGTTCTTTCCCACAATACCGTCAGGGGTGCTGCCGGTGGTGCAATACTTTGTGCCGAATTGATGTTGAAAAAAGGTTTGATATAA
- a CDS encoding DUF4365 domain-containing protein, which yields MYKIKFNFMPLSKNNIESELGYAYLHAVASKAGLNCYINNRHSDDYGTDATVEFFDKIPGTYITDVPLRIQLKSTYNYSLDANFNIKFQLNPVELYDKLRDFSGHPRRILVVLLLPKNSDDWLKCTPEDLVLKKAAYWVSLYNAPATDNKSTITIKIPKENLLTPENLISLCTRIAKNDVPKYEV from the coding sequence TTGTACAAAATTAAGTTTAATTTTATGCCTCTCTCAAAAAATAATATAGAATCTGAACTCGGATATGCCTACCTTCATGCTGTTGCCTCGAAAGCAGGGTTAAATTGTTACATTAACAACAGACATAGTGATGACTATGGGACTGATGCAACAGTTGAGTTTTTTGATAAAATCCCCGGCACCTACATTACCGATGTTCCTTTGAGAATTCAACTAAAGTCGACTTATAATTATTCTTTGGATGCCAACTTCAACATAAAATTTCAACTGAATCCTGTAGAGCTTTATGATAAACTAAGAGATTTTAGCGGACACCCCCGCAGAATTCTTGTTGTCCTGTTATTACCTAAAAATTCTGATGACTGGCTCAAATGCACCCCGGAAGATCTTGTCTTGAAAAAAGCAGCCTATTGGGTTTCACTTTACAATGCTCCGGCAACGGATAACAAATCAACGATAACAATAAAAATACCCAAAGAGAATTTGCTTACACCTGAAAATCTAATATCCCTTTGTACTAGAATAGCTAAAAATGATGTACCAAAATATGAGGTCTAA